A genomic segment from Stappia indica encodes:
- a CDS encoding GntR family transcriptional regulator, which translates to MDTKVSNPARVRGASVRERVTNALRADIITGVFVPGQRLSEADLCSHLDASRTPVREALRQLEAERLVEVRPNRGPIVVKLGWEEAERIYDVRELIEPEVVRLFALAATRDQLEQMDEALAEFERASSEGLNPAQLILATTTFYEVMFQGCTNDILADILRGLLARVNLLRSRSMSRPGRPKESLKEMRDILSCIRDGDVPGAQQAAITHIRNARVQAKAAMPARSAP; encoded by the coding sequence ATGGATACCAAGGTCAGCAATCCTGCGCGCGTCCGCGGGGCCAGTGTGCGCGAGCGCGTCACCAATGCCCTTCGCGCCGACATCATCACGGGCGTGTTCGTGCCCGGCCAGCGGCTGTCCGAGGCCGACCTGTGCTCCCACCTCGACGCTTCGCGCACGCCGGTTCGAGAAGCGCTGCGCCAGCTGGAGGCAGAACGTCTGGTCGAGGTCCGTCCCAACCGGGGGCCGATCGTGGTGAAGCTCGGCTGGGAGGAGGCCGAACGGATCTACGACGTACGGGAGCTGATCGAACCGGAGGTCGTCCGCCTCTTCGCTCTGGCCGCAACCCGCGACCAGCTGGAACAGATGGACGAGGCGCTCGCAGAGTTCGAGCGGGCCTCGTCCGAGGGACTCAATCCGGCGCAGCTGATCCTGGCCACCACCACCTTCTACGAGGTGATGTTCCAGGGCTGCACCAACGACATTCTCGCCGACATCCTGCGCGGCCTTCTTGCGCGGGTGAACCTGCTGCGCTCGCGCTCCATGTCCCGGCCCGGCCGCCCGAAGGAGAGCCTGAAGGAGATGCGCGACATCCTGTCATGCATCCGTGACGGGGACGTCCCGGGCGCCCAGCAGGCCGCGATCACGCACATTCGCAACGCCCGCGTCCAGGCCAAGGCCGCAATGCCGGCCCGTTCTGCCCCTTAA
- a CDS encoding tripartite tricarboxylate transporter TctB family protein yields MQPKLNRDAVSGFLLALVGAAAAYRALDYGIGSAARMGSGYFPLLIGGALVLLGAVIGIGGLRASATQVHIPWRELLLVALSVASFALTIGRFGLFPALGVSVLLACLADRDVGLRRTIGIVLFSCLLVWLVFVIGLNSPAALIKV; encoded by the coding sequence ATGCAGCCGAAGCTCAATCGTGACGCCGTGAGCGGTTTCCTGCTCGCCCTGGTCGGAGCCGCCGCCGCCTACCGCGCCCTCGACTACGGCATCGGCAGCGCGGCGCGGATGGGCTCCGGCTATTTTCCGCTGCTGATCGGCGGAGCACTGGTGTTGCTCGGCGCGGTGATCGGCATCGGCGGCCTGCGCGCGTCGGCGACGCAGGTGCACATTCCCTGGCGCGAGTTGCTTCTGGTCGCACTGAGCGTTGCGAGCTTCGCGCTGACCATCGGCCGGTTCGGCCTGTTTCCGGCCCTCGGCGTCTCGGTCCTGCTCGCGTGCCTCGCCGACCGCGACGTCGGGTTGCGGCGAACCATCGGCATTGTCCTCTTCTCCTGCCTGCTCGTCTGGCTCGTCTTCGTGATCGGGCTGAATTCCCCTGCGGCTCTGATCAAGGTGTGA
- a CDS encoding tripartite tricarboxylate transporter permease, with amino-acid sequence MELFTLGFASLTLTSVVYCFAGVFLGTLIGVLPGVGALSAISLLMPVSFYLDPTTALVFLSGIYYGAEYGGSTASIMLNLPGTSSNAITCLDGYPMAQNGKAGVALTVTTYVSFFGGTVGILLLTFLSPIISRLAVAVGPSEYAAILLLSIIMAATISDGPPMKGIAMVLLGTLLGTVGIDVNSGDYRFTFGVPELFDGVSLVALALGTFGVGEVIFAIRAQKARGPMPKVTFRSMIPSRSEFLKTLFPMVRGTGVGSVVGPLPGAGPTIASLIGYAIEKRISRTPHRFGKGAIEGISSPEAANNAAVQTAFIPTLSLGIPGSPTMAIMLGALMIHGISPGPKFIFEQPEMFWGLIASFWLGNIILLGLNLPLVGIWLWLLRIPYSMMYPVIVALICAGVYTLTNSAFAVWLVLGFGFVGFLLRLFDYSPAPLLIGFILGPMLEENLRRALLIHRGSYIEMFSRPATAVLMLLTLAILLWAILKRNSPPQTDDGHGG; translated from the coding sequence ATGGAGTTGTTCACGCTCGGCTTCGCATCGCTGACGCTGACCTCGGTGGTCTATTGCTTCGCGGGTGTCTTCCTTGGAACGCTGATCGGCGTGCTGCCAGGCGTCGGGGCGCTGTCGGCGATCTCGCTGCTGATGCCGGTCTCCTTCTATCTCGACCCGACGACGGCGCTGGTGTTCCTGTCGGGGATCTACTACGGCGCGGAATATGGCGGCTCGACCGCCTCCATCATGCTCAACCTGCCGGGCACCTCGTCGAACGCCATCACCTGCCTCGACGGCTATCCGATGGCCCAGAACGGAAAGGCCGGCGTGGCGCTCACCGTCACCACCTATGTGTCCTTCTTCGGAGGAACCGTCGGCATCCTACTGCTGACCTTCCTCTCGCCGATCATCAGCCGGCTGGCCGTGGCCGTCGGCCCTTCCGAATATGCCGCGATCCTACTCCTGAGCATCATCATGGCGGCCACGATCTCCGACGGCCCGCCGATGAAGGGCATTGCGATGGTGCTTCTCGGCACCTTGCTCGGCACCGTCGGCATCGACGTGAACAGCGGCGACTATCGCTTCACCTTCGGCGTTCCCGAGCTCTTCGACGGCGTCAGCCTGGTCGCGCTGGCTCTGGGCACGTTCGGCGTCGGCGAGGTCATCTTCGCGATCCGCGCCCAGAAGGCCCGCGGCCCGATGCCCAAGGTCACCTTCCGCTCGATGATCCCGAGCCGGTCGGAGTTCCTGAAAACCCTGTTCCCGATGGTGCGCGGCACGGGCGTCGGCAGCGTGGTCGGCCCGCTGCCCGGTGCCGGGCCGACGATCGCCTCGCTGATCGGCTATGCGATCGAAAAACGCATAAGCCGAACGCCCCACCGGTTCGGCAAGGGCGCGATCGAAGGCATCTCCTCGCCAGAGGCCGCCAACAACGCGGCCGTGCAGACGGCCTTCATTCCGACCCTGTCGCTCGGCATTCCCGGCAGCCCCACGATGGCGATCATGCTTGGCGCGCTGATGATCCACGGCATCTCGCCCGGACCCAAGTTCATCTTCGAGCAGCCCGAGATGTTCTGGGGGCTGATCGCGAGCTTCTGGCTCGGCAACATCATCCTGCTGGGCCTGAACCTGCCGCTGGTCGGCATCTGGCTCTGGCTCCTGCGCATCCCTTATTCGATGATGTACCCGGTGATCGTGGCGCTCATCTGCGCCGGCGTCTACACGCTCACCAACAGCGCCTTCGCCGTGTGGCTGGTCCTGGGCTTCGGCTTCGTGGGCTTCCTGTTGCGGCTCTTCGACTATTCGCCGGCGCCGCTGCTCATCGGCTTCATTCTCGGACCCATGCTTGAAGAGAACCTGCGCCGGGCGCTTCTGATCCATCGCGGCAGCTACATCGAGATGTTCTCGCGTCCGGCCACCGCGGTGCTGATGCTGCTCACGCTGGCAATCCTGCTCTGGGCGATCCTGAAGCGGAATTCACCGCCCCAGACGGATGACGGTCACGGCGGCTGA
- a CDS encoding MarR family winged helix-turn-helix transcriptional regulator, with protein MAGMNVNDFVSTASFPWAFRLAYVGNMFREPLLKVVEERWRLSRPEWTVLLCVMIREGIISKDIWELTGQPRNSISRGVISLEKRGLVRRTPSTQDKRQVTLHPTAEGARVFAEIEPLFVEREGAYLSCLSGEELQQFQAILTKLSDHISSVAEPAA; from the coding sequence ATGGCAGGCATGAACGTGAATGATTTCGTCAGCACCGCCAGCTTCCCCTGGGCATTCCGCCTCGCTTATGTGGGCAACATGTTCCGCGAGCCGCTCCTAAAGGTGGTCGAGGAACGGTGGCGCCTCTCGCGTCCGGAGTGGACGGTTCTGCTGTGCGTGATGATCCGGGAAGGCATCATTTCGAAGGACATCTGGGAGCTGACGGGACAGCCGCGCAACTCAATCAGCCGGGGCGTCATCAGCCTGGAGAAACGCGGCCTCGTCCGGCGGACTCCCAGTACCCAGGACAAGCGGCAGGTAACGCTGCACCCGACCGCGGAAGGGGCGCGTGTCTTCGCGGAAATCGAGCCGCTCTTCGTGGAAAGGGAGGGCGCGTATCTGTCCTGCCTGAGCGGCGAGGAATTGCAGCAATTCCAGGCGATCCTGACCAAGCTCTCGGATCATATTTCTTCCGTCGCGGAGCCTGCCGCTTGA
- the dctP gene encoding TRAP transporter substrate-binding protein DctP, with protein sequence MKHVTSRMARAIAAGLVAILSSGAAQAETRTLTYATYLPQSFTWVQVDDWFMDEIEARTEGRIKFERNYGGSLLGPVEVFPGVSSGAADLGTGGAVYNTDMLPLAGGLLLPFVTENADAAARAFTDLSLSSGALAQEWKAANLAPAYSLVATENAFWTNKPIETTEDLKGMRIRASGGVAQVLQMLGATPVAMGMGDGVQAFKSGAIDGFSAAPFDVSTLVGLQDIATHAGDAGRLGVYAAVTLAFNLNTWDSLSEEDRAVISEVAAGAPAKYLEIADISIAAAIDKIKAAPQLKIVRTSADVDAEWREKTRETVWNAWIDELEAKGIPARATFDEFRRLVAEKEPGSDYAPGFDRLQAEPN encoded by the coding sequence ATGAAACACGTCACTTCCAGGATGGCTCGAGCCATCGCGGCCGGCCTTGTGGCGATCCTGTCCAGCGGGGCGGCGCAGGCTGAAACGCGCACTTTGACCTACGCGACCTACCTCCCCCAGAGCTTCACCTGGGTCCAGGTGGACGACTGGTTCATGGACGAGATCGAGGCGAGGACCGAGGGCCGGATCAAGTTCGAACGAAACTACGGCGGCTCGCTTCTGGGTCCTGTTGAGGTCTTTCCGGGCGTGAGTTCGGGCGCGGCGGACCTGGGGACGGGCGGCGCCGTCTACAATACCGACATGCTGCCGCTGGCCGGCGGACTGCTGCTGCCCTTCGTGACCGAGAATGCCGATGCTGCGGCACGCGCCTTCACCGATCTCAGCCTGTCGAGCGGCGCGCTGGCGCAGGAGTGGAAGGCGGCCAACCTGGCCCCCGCCTATTCGCTCGTGGCGACCGAAAACGCCTTCTGGACCAACAAGCCGATCGAGACGACCGAGGACCTGAAGGGCATGCGCATCCGGGCTTCGGGAGGCGTCGCCCAGGTGCTGCAGATGCTGGGAGCAACTCCGGTCGCCATGGGAATGGGCGACGGCGTGCAGGCGTTCAAGTCCGGTGCCATCGACGGTTTCTCGGCGGCCCCCTTCGACGTCAGCACGCTTGTCGGCCTGCAGGACATTGCGACCCATGCGGGCGACGCCGGCCGACTGGGCGTCTATGCGGCGGTGACGCTGGCATTCAACCTGAACACCTGGGACAGCCTGTCCGAGGAAGACCGCGCGGTGATCAGCGAGGTCGCGGCAGGTGCGCCGGCGAAATACCTCGAGATTGCCGACATTTCGATTGCAGCGGCAATCGACAAGATCAAGGCGGCTCCGCAGCTGAAGATCGTACGGACGAGCGCCGATGTCGACGCCGAATGGCGCGAGAAGACCCGAGAGACGGTCTGGAACGCCTGGATCGACGAGCTGGAGGCGAAAGGCATTCCGGCACGGGCGACGTTCGACGAGTTTCGGCGTCTTGTCGCCGAGAAGGAGCCTGGCTCCGACTACGCCCCCGGCTTCGACCGCCTGCAAGCCGAGCCGAACTGA
- a CDS encoding TRAP transporter small permease subunit has protein sequence MTGSSLRWIDRAHIALGSVSGLCILAIMAIVTPDVIARKTVSYTIPGAAELNTLLLVTLIYLGLAAAEAKRAHFVVTLLTDSLTPRYRRIAAILSTLVSLGYVGFLAWLTTLAASKSFLSGETTFGVVSFPVWPSRIAVAVGLSLLTLQLFVELIRLLGGHPAHVQDREGTVQ, from the coding sequence ATGACGGGATCGTCCTTGAGATGGATCGACCGGGCGCATATCGCGCTCGGCTCGGTCAGCGGCCTGTGCATCCTTGCCATCATGGCCATCGTCACGCCCGACGTGATCGCACGAAAGACGGTCAGCTACACCATTCCCGGTGCAGCCGAACTGAACACGCTGCTTCTGGTCACGCTGATCTATCTCGGCCTGGCCGCAGCCGAAGCGAAACGCGCCCACTTCGTCGTGACGCTGCTCACCGATTCCCTGACCCCGCGATATCGCCGTATCGCGGCGATACTCAGCACCCTCGTCAGCCTCGGATATGTCGGCTTCCTGGCATGGCTGACCACTCTCGCCGCCAGCAAGTCCTTCCTCTCGGGCGAAACGACGTTCGGGGTCGTCTCCTTTCCCGTCTGGCCCAGCCGCATTGCGGTCGCCGTGGGATTGTCCCTGCTCACGCTGCAGCTTTTCGTCGAACTGATCCGGCTTCTGGGCGGCCATCCGGCACACGTCCAGGATCGCGAAGGAACCGTCCAATGA
- a CDS encoding TRAP transporter large permease, with protein MTGIEISLLMGGMLIVLLLVGTPISFALGAAGVAGLALARSWQSVLFLVGSKPFAFTAELTLIIVPLFLLMGHLAFSAGISRRAFEAARAWVGHIRGGLAMTTILASALFATVSGTSVATAATIGRIAIPEMLRFGYSERLAAGAVAAGGTLGVLIPPSGVLVIYSIATGTRLSDLLLAAILPGIMTAAAYMVGVHLLARFHPGFQSTQVLPREGWTRRGTTLLKAWDLWLLFAVVIGSIYAGVATPTEAAGVGATMALAIALFRLRGNVRQLVSGFIETAVSTAAIFALIIGAGLFSLGLSATQVPQDLAAWVAMQDVSPTVLLILVLLPFLLLGAVVDGLSMILLMMPIVFPIITDAGIDPVLFGILVTKMTEIGVITPPVGLNVFVVKGAYPDLRISEAFKGCVPFVVIELILTGILIFCPGLVLWWL; from the coding sequence ATGACCGGGATCGAGATATCCCTCCTGATGGGCGGGATGCTCATCGTGCTGCTTCTGGTCGGAACGCCGATTTCCTTCGCGCTCGGAGCGGCCGGAGTGGCAGGCCTGGCCCTGGCACGAAGCTGGCAATCGGTCCTGTTCCTGGTCGGCTCCAAACCCTTCGCCTTCACGGCGGAGCTGACCCTGATCATCGTGCCGCTTTTCCTGCTGATGGGGCATCTGGCCTTTTCGGCCGGCATTTCGCGCCGGGCGTTCGAGGCGGCTCGGGCCTGGGTCGGCCATATCCGGGGCGGCCTTGCGATGACCACCATCCTGGCCTCCGCGCTGTTCGCGACCGTGTCCGGGACAAGCGTTGCGACCGCCGCAACCATCGGGCGGATCGCGATCCCCGAGATGCTCCGGTTCGGCTACAGCGAGAGGCTCGCCGCCGGGGCCGTAGCGGCCGGCGGGACGCTCGGGGTCCTGATCCCGCCCTCCGGGGTCCTCGTCATCTACTCCATTGCGACCGGCACGCGGTTGAGCGATCTGCTGCTGGCCGCGATCCTGCCCGGGATCATGACCGCCGCGGCCTACATGGTCGGGGTGCATCTCCTCGCCCGGTTTCATCCCGGCTTCCAGAGCACGCAAGTGTTGCCGCGGGAGGGCTGGACGCGGCGCGGGACGACGCTGCTGAAGGCGTGGGATCTCTGGCTGCTGTTTGCCGTCGTGATCGGGTCGATCTATGCCGGTGTCGCCACCCCGACCGAAGCTGCCGGCGTCGGCGCAACCATGGCGCTGGCCATCGCCCTGTTCCGCCTGCGCGGGAACGTCCGGCAACTGGTATCCGGCTTCATCGAGACGGCCGTCTCCACGGCCGCGATCTTCGCGCTGATCATCGGCGCCGGGCTGTTCAGCCTCGGCCTGTCGGCCACGCAGGTTCCTCAGGATCTTGCCGCCTGGGTCGCCATGCAGGACGTGTCGCCGACCGTTCTCCTCATCCTCGTGCTGTTGCCGTTTCTGTTGCTCGGGGCCGTGGTCGACGGTCTCTCGATGATCCTGCTGATGATGCCGATCGTCTTCCCGATCATCACCGATGCCGGTATCGATCCGGTCCTCTTCGGCATCCTCGTCACCAAGATGACCGAAATCGGCGTCATCACACCGCCGGTCGGCCTCAATGTCTTCGTGGTGAAGGGCGCCTATCCGGACCTCAGGATCTCCGAGGCCTTCAAGGGCTGTGTCCCGTTTGTCGTGATCGAACTGATCCTGACCGGGATCCTCATCTTCTGCCCCGGCCTGGTGCTCTGGTGGCTGTGA